A window from Mangifera indica cultivar Alphonso chromosome 2, CATAS_Mindica_2.1, whole genome shotgun sequence encodes these proteins:
- the LOC123203124 gene encoding putative disease resistance protein At1g50180 has translation MAEALVSGVFKQLTAVVGEGIQQKVRLVVDVDEEVKQLSSNLDAIQAVLVDAEARQVTETAVRRWLDQLKHASYDIEDVLDEWNYAILKQKLEGVEDATDPMKKSMREWEEWDYEITRIGEEEEVITIMPSLVSFTIFECPKLKALPKHLDQNTRLEKVVYGCPLLG, from the exons ATGGCTGAAGCACTTGTTTCCGGTGTCTTCAAGCAGTTGACTGCAGTTGTTGGTGAAGGCATACAACAGAAGGTGAGGCTAGTTGTTGATGTTGACGAAGAAGTTAAACAGCTGAGTAGCAATCTTGATGCTATTCAAGCTGTGCTCGTTGATGCAGAGGCAAGGCAAGTGACAGAGACAGCTGTAAGACGTTGGTTAGATCAGCTCAAACACGCTTCCTACGACATTGAAGATGTGTTGGATGAGTGGAACTACGCCATTCTAAAACAAAAACTAGAAGGGGTTGAAGATGCTACCGATCCTATGAAGAAG TCTATGCGTGAGTGGGAAGAGTGGGATTACGAGATTACCAgaattggagaagaagaagaagttatTACAATCATGCCATCTCTGGTTTCCTTCACAATTTTCGAATGCCCAAAATTGAAGGCATTACCAAAACACCTTGATCAGAATACAAGATTGGAAAAAGTTGTCTATGGTTGTCCTCTGCTAGGCTAG
- the LOC123202402 gene encoding putative disease resistance protein RGA3 produces the protein MAEALVSAVIEQLISVVGEGIQQEVRLVVGVDKEVEKLKSNLDDIRAVLVDAEERQVEEKTVELWLDRLKQASYNIEDVLDEWNYALLEQRINQGVENVLIPGKKKVCFSFPSCCFSFKKVILRHDIAFKIREVNEKLDEITKQKQMLNFDVNRSVERSKRVQSTKFIDESKICGRAEEKDILIRKLCESSGEHLPIISIIGMGGIGKTTLAQLAYNDNDVINNFDERIWVCVSDPFNEYRIAKAIIEALKGSTPNLSELNSLLECIDSSIVGKKILLVLDDVWSEDSKNWEPLYDCLKKSLSGSKILITTRKESVVHMMGSTNTINVKELSDEECWLLFRQLAFFGLSQEECEKFEETGRQIVSKCKGLPLVAKTLGSLLRFKKHWEEWKCILDSKLWKLKEIEKDVFVPLLLSYNELPCMMKRCFVYCAIFPKDYILKKDELIKLWMAQGYVKEEENKAMEIVGEEYFDYLASQSLFQEFEKDNENNVIGCKMHDLVHDFAQFLSKNECAHIEVDGSKEPLKSSFNHKKVCHMMVTMYGEDLFLDSIFRLRMMHSFLMDTENSMATLPHDVMPKLFGELTCLRALNIAKGWRQNSLIEEIPKEVGKLMHLRYLNLSGLGMRKLPEALCGLYNLQTLDISRCVELEELPQGMEKLINLRHLENDSTWSLKYIPKGIQRLSNLRTLRYFVVSGSNDEKTCNLEGLKYLNLFGELYIDKLGNVSDVEEVKTSPLRNHENLVGLMLYFNKDIDGRERRNEEDEALLEILQPSLNLEKLTISSYKGNTILPNWMMSLTKLKHLTLFYCNNCKHLPPLGELPSLEYLTIRGMDSLKNVTNEFLRKENDGTSSSSVFFPKLKRIEFRNIRELEEWDYEITRIGEEEEVITIMPSLVSLTIHFCPKLKALPKHLVQNTRLEKEISYCPLLGYPRTW, from the coding sequence ATGGCTGAAGCACTTGTTTCCGCTGTCATAGAGCAGTTGATTTCAGTCGTTGGTGAAGGCATACAACAGGAGGTGAGGCTAGTTGTTGGTGTTGACAAAGAAGTTGAAAAGCTGAAAAGCAATCTTGATGATATTCGAGCTGTGCTGGTTGATGCAGAGGAAAGACAAGTGGAAGAGAAAACTGTAGAACTTTGGTTAGATCGGCTCAAACAGGCTTCCTACAACATTGAAGATGTGTTGGATGAGTGGAATTATGCTTTGTTGGAGCAGAGAATTAATCAGGGGGTTGAAAATGTCCTTATTCCTGGAAAGAAGAAGGTGTGTTTCTCCTTTCCCTCTTGTTGCTTCTCATTTAAGAAAGTGATCTTACGGCATGACATTGCATTCAAGATAAGGGAAgtcaatgaaaaattagatgaGATCACGAAACAAAAACAGATGCTTAATTTTGACGTGAATAGGAGTGTTGAAAGGAGTAAGCGGGTACAAAGTACCAAATTTATTGATGAGTCTAAAATATGTGGTCGAGCTGAGGAGAAGGATATATTAATACGTAAGTTGTGTGAGAGTAGTGGAGAACACCTGCCTATCATCTCTATTATAGGGATGGGAGGTATTGGTAAAACTACTCTTGCTCAATTAGCTTATAATGATAATGATGTAATAAACAattttgatgaaagaatttgggTATGTGTATCAGACCCTTTCAATGAGTATAGGATTGCCAAAGCAATCATTGAGGCTTTAAAGGGTTCTACTCCTAATTTAAGTGAATTAAATTCACTTCTTGAATGCATTGATAGTAGTATTGTGGGAAAGAAAATCCTCTTGGTCTTAGATGATGTGTGGAGTGAAGATTCCAAAAATTGGGAACCATTATATGATTGCTTGAAGAAAAGTTTGTCTGgaagtaaaattttgattacCACACGCAAAGAGTCAGTTGTACATATGATGGGATCAACTAATACTATTAATGTTAAGGAGTTGTCTGATGAAGAATGTTGGTTATTATTTAGGCAATTAGCCTTTTTTGGTTTGTCTCAAGAAGAGTGTGAAAAATTTGAAGAGACTGGTAGGCAAATCGTAAGTAAGTGCAAGGGATTGCCTTTGGTTGCAAAGACATTAGGAAGTCTCCTGCGCTTTAAAAAACATTGGGAAGAGTGGAAATGTATTTTAGATAGTAAATTATGGAAacttaaagaaattgaaaaagatgTTTTTGTGCCATTATTATTGAGTTATAATGAATTGCCTTGTATGATGAAAAGATGTTTTGTATATTGTGCTATCTTTCCCAAggattacatattaaaaaaagatgaattgATTAAACTATGGATGGCTCAAGGATatgttaaagaagaagaaaataaggcAATGGAGATAGTTGGTGAAGAGTATTTTGACTATTTAGCTTCACAATCATTATTCCAAGAGTttgaaaaagataatgaaaataatgtgATTGGATGTAAGATGCATGATTTAGTGCATGACTTTGCCCAGTTCTTAAGCAAGAATGAATGTGCCCACATAGAAGTTGATGGTTCTAAAGAGCCACTCAAAAGCTCTTTTAATCATAAGAAAGTTTGTCACATGATGGTTACAATGTATGGTGAGGATTTATTTCTTGATTCCATATTTAGATTAAGAATGATGCATAGTTTCTTAATGGATACTGAAAATTCCATGGCTACATTACCTCACGATGTCATGCCTAAATTATTTGGTGAATTGACATGTTTAAGGGCATTAAATATAGCTAAAGGGTGGCGTCAAAATAGTTTGATTGAAGAGATTCCTAAAGAGGTAGGAAAATTGATGCATTTGAGATATCTTAATTTGAGTGGCTTAGGCATGAGAAAACTTCCTGAAGCATTATGTGGATTATATAATTTGCAAACTTTAGATATTAGTAGGTGTGTTGAACTGGAAGAATTACCTCAAGGGatggaaaaattaataaacctaAGGCATCTAGAAAATGATTCGACTTGGTCATTAAAATACATCCCAAAAGGAATTCAAAGATTGAGTAATCTCCGAACCTTAAGGTATTTCGTGGTAAGTGGTAGTAATGATGAGAAAACATGTAATCTTGAAGGTTTGAAATACCTTAATCTCTTTGGAGAGTTGTATATAGACAAGTTGGGAAATGTATCAGATGTGGAGGAGGTTAAAACATCACCGCTTAGGAATCATGAAAACCTCGTTGGTTTAATGCTATATTTCAATAAAGATATTGATGGAAGAGAGAGGAGAAATGAGGAGGATGAAGCACTTCTTGAAATCCTACAACCATCTTTAAATTTGGAGAAATTAACAATATCGAGTTACAAGGGCAACACTATTTTGCCCAACTGGATGATGTCTTTAACCAAGCTCAAACACTTAACACTTTTTTATTGCAATAACTGTAAGCATTTGCCTCCCTTGGGAGAATTGCCATCCCTTGAATATTTAACTATCAGAGGAATGGACAGTTTGAAAAATGTGACTAATGAAtttttgagaaaagaaaatgacggCACATCTTCATCTTCTGTTTTCTTTCCTAAATTGAAAAGAATCGAATTTCGGAATATAAGAGAGTTGGAAGAATGGGATTACGAGATTACTAgaattggagaagaagaagaagttatTACAATCATGCCATCTCTGGTTTCCTTGACAATTCACTTCTGCCCCAAATTGAAGGCACTACCAAAACACCTTGTTCAGAATACAAGactggaaaaagaaatttcttATTGTCCTCTGCTAGGCTACCCTAGAACGTGGTGA